The following are encoded together in the Mycolicibacterium arabiense genome:
- a CDS encoding DUF6766 family protein, whose translation MVRQDTSSANRRRSLLHDNGLLLACLALFGAFFVGMILAGTATYNEEQREHGSTEQVSIIGYLTTGDFVEATFENWESEFLQMGMYVVLTAFLYQRGSSESKPIDGAAPQDEDPRKADVTDATPWPVRRGGLALSAYEVSLAVAFFVLFFASMALHALGGSRAFNDERLQHGQAAISCGGTSRRRSSGSSRCRTGRASSSPSPRSSRSRSSCVSAVRRSRSRSQRHTTRRAPDSRRSSARP comes from the coding sequence ATGGTGCGCCAGGACACTTCGTCTGCGAACCGCCGTCGGTCGCTGCTGCACGACAACGGCCTGCTGCTGGCCTGTCTGGCGCTGTTCGGCGCCTTCTTCGTCGGGATGATCTTGGCGGGCACCGCCACCTACAACGAGGAGCAGCGGGAACACGGCTCCACCGAGCAGGTGTCGATCATCGGGTACCTGACCACCGGCGACTTCGTGGAAGCCACCTTCGAGAACTGGGAGTCGGAATTCCTCCAGATGGGCATGTACGTCGTGTTGACGGCATTCCTGTATCAGCGGGGGTCATCGGAGTCCAAGCCGATCGACGGCGCTGCGCCTCAGGACGAGGATCCACGCAAGGCGGACGTGACCGATGCGACGCCGTGGCCGGTCCGCCGAGGCGGGTTGGCGTTGTCCGCGTATGAAGTCTCGCTGGCCGTCGCGTTCTTCGTGCTGTTCTTCGCGTCGATGGCCCTGCATGCGCTGGGAGGCAGCAGGGCGTTCAACGACGAACGACTCCAGCACGGGCAGGCTGCCATCTCGTGTGGCGGTACGTCACGACGTCGCAGTTCTGGTTCGAGTCGATGCAGAACTGGCAGAGCGAGTTCGTCGCCGTCGCCGCGATCGTCGCGCTCTCGATCTTCCTGCGTCAGCGCGGTTCGGCGGAGTCGAAGCCGGTCGCAGCGCCACACGACGAGACGAGCGCCTGATTCGCGGCGCTCGTCGGCGCGGCCCTAA
- a CDS encoding GatB/YqeY domain-containing protein: MAELKERLRADLTASMKAQDKLRTGTLRMLLAAVQAEEVSGKAARDLTDEDVLKVLARESRKRGEAAEIYVQNGRGELAANERAEASVIDEYLPTQLNDEEVANVADTAIAQVAEEIGERPGMKNMGQVMKAATAIAAGQADGSRLSAAVKQRL; this comes from the coding sequence ATGGCGGAACTCAAGGAGCGGTTGCGGGCGGATCTGACGGCGTCGATGAAGGCGCAGGACAAGCTGCGCACCGGGACGCTGCGCATGCTGCTGGCCGCAGTTCAGGCCGAGGAGGTCTCGGGCAAGGCGGCGCGCGACCTGACCGACGAGGACGTGCTGAAGGTGCTCGCCCGAGAGTCCCGCAAGCGCGGCGAGGCCGCAGAGATCTACGTGCAGAACGGACGTGGCGAACTCGCGGCCAACGAGCGGGCCGAGGCCAGCGTCATAGACGAGTACCTGCCGACGCAGCTGAACGACGAGGAAGTCGCCAACGTGGCGGACACCGCGATCGCACAGGTGGCCGAGGAGATCGGGGAACGCCCCGGGATGAAGAACATGGGCCAGGTGATGAAGGCGGCGACCGCCATCGCCGCGGGCCAGGCCGACGGCTCCCGGTTGTCGGCTGCGGTCAAGCAGCGGCTCTAG
- a CDS encoding DUF4129 domain-containing protein yields the protein MSALDIDGDAARDAAQRELSKPIYPRASLTDRIGDWVDDLIYKLMVEGSSIPGGWITIGVLLAIVAAAIVVAARIALRTMRTDRGHDATLYGSQELTAAEHRAAADRAAASGEWAVAIRHRLRAVARSLEESAVLTAVPGRTATELARDASAPFPALRTELRRAADVFNDVTYGERPGTEAEYRLVADLDDHLGTRASSAVESTAGDGERGGWAEVR from the coding sequence GTGTCGGCTCTAGACATCGACGGCGATGCCGCACGCGACGCCGCGCAACGTGAACTGTCCAAACCCATCTACCCGAGGGCATCGCTGACCGACCGCATCGGGGACTGGGTCGACGACCTGATCTACAAGCTGATGGTCGAGGGATCGTCGATCCCCGGCGGTTGGATAACGATCGGGGTGCTGCTCGCGATCGTCGCTGCCGCAATCGTGGTCGCCGCGCGGATAGCGCTGCGCACCATGCGAACCGACCGCGGACACGACGCGACATTGTACGGTAGCCAGGAACTCACGGCCGCCGAGCACCGCGCCGCGGCCGACCGGGCCGCTGCGAGCGGCGAGTGGGCGGTGGCCATTCGGCACCGGCTGCGCGCCGTCGCACGCAGCCTCGAGGAGAGCGCAGTGCTGACCGCCGTGCCCGGCCGCACGGCCACCGAACTCGCACGTGACGCGAGTGCCCCATTCCCGGCACTGCGCACCGAATTGCGTCGCGCTGCAGACGTCTTCAACGACGTCACCTACGGTGAGCGGCCGGGCACCGAAGCCGAGTACCGCCTCGTCGCCGACCTCGACGACCACCTGGGCACCCGTGCCTCGTCGGCGGTCGAGTCGACTGCCGGCGATGGTGAACGTGGCGGATGGGCTGAAGTCCGATGA
- a CDS encoding DUF4350 domain-containing protein → MSDTVIGQSVGQRWRTIRWVLLALGVITAVSVLTTYLTESHPGGPMDPESTSPDGVRALVSLLREEGVEVIDASSLEEVRRAARPDTLLVVAETYFLVDDDGLRALAGLPGDRLLVQPVSPTREVLAPEISVADETSFGGEPDCDMREAERAGAVELGTSATYEAAGGVDLTRCYGGALVRYNDGERTITTVGTADFMTNAKLAKEGNAALAMNLVGSRDRVIWYVPTFVEGESDSTASVTDLIPDRVAWIVLQLCLAVLLVALWRGRRVGPLVAEEIPVVVRASETVEGRGRLYRSRRARDRAADALRTGTLQRMLPRLGLTATSDPPAVIQAVASRIGGDPNAHAHWLFGPTPSTDTELVTLANNLDDIERQVSQS, encoded by the coding sequence ATGAGCGACACCGTAATCGGGCAGTCCGTCGGCCAGCGCTGGCGCACCATCCGCTGGGTGCTGCTGGCACTCGGCGTCATCACCGCGGTGTCGGTGCTCACCACGTACCTGACGGAGTCGCATCCGGGCGGGCCGATGGACCCGGAGTCCACCTCCCCCGACGGCGTCCGGGCCCTGGTCTCGCTGCTCCGCGAGGAGGGCGTCGAGGTCATCGACGCATCGAGTCTCGAGGAGGTACGCCGCGCGGCACGGCCCGACACCCTGCTCGTCGTGGCCGAGACGTACTTCCTCGTCGACGACGACGGCCTGCGCGCCCTCGCCGGGTTGCCGGGCGACCGGCTGCTGGTGCAGCCGGTGTCCCCCACGCGGGAAGTGCTCGCTCCGGAGATCTCGGTCGCCGACGAGACCAGCTTCGGCGGCGAACCCGACTGCGACATGCGCGAAGCCGAGCGCGCCGGTGCCGTCGAACTCGGCACCAGCGCCACCTACGAGGCCGCGGGCGGCGTCGACCTGACCCGTTGTTACGGCGGCGCGCTGGTCCGCTACAACGACGGCGAGCGCACGATCACGACCGTCGGCACCGCCGACTTCATGACCAACGCCAAGCTGGCCAAGGAGGGCAACGCCGCCCTCGCGATGAACCTCGTCGGTAGCCGCGACCGCGTGATCTGGTACGTGCCAACCTTCGTCGAGGGCGAATCGGATTCCACCGCGTCCGTCACCGACCTCATCCCCGACCGGGTGGCGTGGATCGTGCTGCAGCTGTGCCTTGCCGTTCTGCTCGTCGCGCTGTGGCGCGGCCGACGGGTAGGCCCCCTGGTGGCGGAGGAAATTCCGGTCGTGGTGCGGGCATCGGAGACCGTCGAGGGCCGCGGCAGGCTGTACCGGTCTCGGCGTGCCCGCGACCGCGCTGCCGATGCCTTGCGAACGGGCACGCTGCAACGCATGCTGCCGCGCCTCGGGCTGACCGCGACGAGCGATCCGCCCGCCGTGATACAAGCCGTCGCATCGCGCATCGGCGGCGATCCGAATGCCCACGCACACTGGTTGTTCGGGCCGACGCCCAGCACCGACACCGAGCTGGTCACCCTGGCCAACAACTTGGACGACATCGAAAGGCAGGTCTCCCAGTCGTGA
- a CDS encoding DUF58 domain-containing protein, with amino-acid sequence MFLTGRTGLIALLCVLPVGLSPWPAATFVVLLVLLVAAVVADVALAAGTRRLTFTRSGDTAARLGEPVDATLVVENVGGRRFRGVVRDAWSPSARAEPRMHHVDVAAGRRHGVVTTLRPMRRGDQRSAVVTARALGPLGLAGRQSSHRVPWQIRILPPFLSRKHLPSRLAKLRELDGMVPVLIRGQGTEFDSLREYVVGDDVRSIDWRATARRADVVVRTWRPERDRRIVIVLDTGRTSAGRVGIDPTSSDPSGWPRLDWSMDAALLLAALASRAGDHVDFIAHDRVSRAGVFNASRTELLAHLVEAMAPLQPALVESDAAAMVATVQRRIRRRALVILLTDLNPSALDEGLMSVLPQLAAKHQVMVAAVADPRVDALAAGRADAAEVYDAAAAERSRNERLAMAARLRRHGVDVVDAEPEDLAPELADRYLAMKASGKL; translated from the coding sequence GTGTTCCTCACCGGCCGCACGGGACTGATCGCACTGCTGTGCGTTCTGCCCGTCGGCCTGTCTCCCTGGCCCGCAGCGACGTTCGTGGTCCTGCTGGTCCTCCTGGTGGCGGCGGTGGTCGCCGACGTGGCGCTGGCCGCGGGCACCCGACGGCTGACGTTCACCCGCTCGGGTGACACGGCGGCCCGCCTCGGCGAGCCCGTCGACGCCACGCTGGTGGTCGAGAACGTCGGCGGCCGTCGCTTCCGCGGGGTCGTCCGCGATGCCTGGTCGCCTTCGGCGCGCGCCGAACCGCGCATGCATCACGTCGACGTCGCGGCGGGACGCCGGCACGGCGTGGTCACCACGCTGCGGCCGATGCGCCGCGGCGATCAGCGCTCCGCGGTCGTGACCGCGCGTGCGCTCGGCCCACTGGGTTTGGCGGGCAGGCAGAGTTCGCACCGGGTGCCGTGGCAGATCCGCATCCTGCCACCGTTCCTGTCCCGCAAGCACCTGCCGTCGCGGCTGGCGAAGTTGCGTGAGCTCGACGGCATGGTCCCGGTCCTCATCCGTGGCCAGGGCACCGAATTCGACTCGCTGCGTGAGTACGTCGTCGGCGACGACGTCCGGTCGATCGACTGGCGCGCGACTGCTAGGCGCGCCGATGTCGTGGTCCGCACGTGGCGTCCCGAACGCGACCGCCGCATCGTCATCGTCCTCGACACCGGCCGCACGTCGGCGGGCCGCGTCGGCATCGACCCCACGTCGAGCGACCCCAGCGGTTGGCCGCGGCTGGACTGGTCGATGGACGCCGCACTGCTGCTGGCGGCGTTGGCCTCTCGCGCGGGCGACCACGTCGACTTCATCGCCCACGACCGCGTCTCGCGGGCAGGGGTGTTCAACGCGTCCCGCACCGAACTCCTGGCCCACCTCGTCGAGGCGATGGCGCCGCTGCAGCCCGCACTGGTCGAATCGGACGCCGCCGCGATGGTGGCGACCGTGCAGCGGCGCATCCGCAGGCGGGCGCTGGTGATCCTGCTGACCGACCTCAACCCGTCGGCGCTCGACGAAGGGTTGATGAGCGTGCTGCCGCAACTGGCGGCCAAGCACCAGGTGATGGTCGCCGCGGTTGCCGACCCTCGGGTCGACGCGCTGGCCGCAGGGCGGGCCGACGCCGCTGAAGTCTACGACGCAGCGGCCGCCGAACGCTCGCGCAACGAGCGGCTGGCGATGGCCGCTCGGCTGCGGCGTCACGGCGTCGACGTCGTCGACGCCGAACCCGAAGACCTTGCACCGGAACTCGCCGACCGCTACCTCGCGATGAAGGCGTCGGGCAAGCTCTAG
- the cds1 gene encoding L-cysteine desulfhydrase Cds1, which translates to MTDGSSVASRSQPRQWADDAVRLIEADARRSADTHLLRYPLPSAWSAYPGRSSSGGPDVQLYLKDETTHITGSLKHRLARSLFLYGLCNGWITEGTTVIEASSGSTAVSEAYFAAMLGLPFIAVMPASTSASKIRLIESQGGRCHFVTEASQVYAEAERLADETGGHYLDQFTNAERATDWRGNNNIAESIFQQMGSEAHPCPEWIVVGAGTGGTSATIGRYIRYRRHQTRLCVVDPENSAFFPSYAQGHAVAGASSRIEGIGRPRVEPSFLPDVVDRMVQVPDASSVAAAHHVSAVLGRRVGPSTGTNVWGAFALIAEMIADGRSGSVVTLIADSGDRYSDTYFSDEWLASAGLDPSASAATLVEFERSGVWP; encoded by the coding sequence TTGACCGACGGGTCGTCGGTCGCTTCCCGAAGCCAGCCACGTCAGTGGGCCGACGATGCGGTCCGGTTGATCGAAGCCGACGCTCGCCGCAGCGCTGACACCCACCTGCTGCGGTATCCACTGCCTTCGGCGTGGAGCGCGTACCCGGGGCGGAGCAGCTCGGGCGGGCCGGACGTGCAGCTGTATCTGAAGGACGAGACGACCCACATCACGGGCAGCCTCAAGCACCGGTTGGCGCGCTCACTGTTCCTGTATGGGCTGTGCAACGGCTGGATCACCGAGGGCACCACGGTGATCGAGGCGTCATCGGGCTCGACGGCGGTGTCGGAGGCCTACTTCGCGGCGATGCTGGGCCTGCCGTTCATCGCGGTGATGCCTGCCTCAACCAGCGCGTCGAAGATCCGCCTCATCGAATCTCAGGGCGGGCGTTGCCATTTCGTCACCGAGGCGTCTCAGGTGTACGCCGAGGCGGAGCGGCTCGCAGACGAGACCGGTGGGCACTACCTCGATCAGTTCACCAACGCCGAGCGGGCGACGGATTGGCGCGGCAACAACAACATCGCCGAGTCGATCTTCCAGCAGATGGGCTCCGAGGCGCACCCGTGCCCAGAGTGGATCGTCGTGGGCGCGGGCACCGGCGGGACGAGCGCGACCATCGGCCGCTACATCCGCTATCGACGCCACCAGACCCGGTTGTGCGTCGTGGATCCGGAGAACTCCGCGTTCTTCCCGTCCTACGCCCAGGGGCATGCCGTCGCCGGGGCGTCGTCGCGCATCGAAGGAATCGGCAGGCCGCGGGTCGAACCGTCGTTCCTACCGGACGTCGTGGACCGAATGGTTCAGGTCCCGGACGCGTCCTCGGTGGCAGCAGCGCATCACGTGAGCGCAGTGCTGGGGCGTCGAGTGGGTCCTTCGACGGGGACGAATGTCTGGGGCGCGTTCGCCTTGATCGCCGAAATGATCGCCGACGGTCGCAGCGGGTCGGTGGTCACGCTGATCGCCGACAGCGGTGATCGCTACTCCGACACCTACTTCAGCGACGAGTGGCTGGCCAGCGCGGGGCTGGACCCTTCCGCCTCCGCGGCGACGTTGGTCGAGTTCGAACGCTCCGGCGTCTGGCCCTGA
- a CDS encoding LLM class F420-dependent oxidoreductase, translating into MTRFGYTLMTEQSGPKQLVEYAVSAEQAGFDFEVSSDHFSPWLSSQGHAPNAWTMLGAVAHATQNVELFTYVTCPTMRYHPAVVAQQAATLQILADGRFTLGVGSGENLNEHVVGKGWPTIARRQDMLREAIQIMRELFTGDLVDWKGEYFEVDSARLWDVPEGGVRIAAAVSGDRSVEIFAPLADDLIAVQPDKDVVDKWHEARRATGLPGDVRVVGQMPICWDPDREAAVGRAHDQFRWFAGGWAVNADLPTTAGFAGATQFVRPEDTASSIPCGPDLDAIVEGVREYKDAGFTDIALVQVGDEGQDRFLAEAAQPLLSKLRDELG; encoded by the coding sequence ATGACGCGTTTTGGCTACACCTTGATGACAGAGCAAAGCGGACCGAAACAGCTTGTGGAGTACGCGGTTTCAGCTGAGCAGGCCGGTTTCGACTTCGAGGTGAGCAGCGACCACTTCTCGCCGTGGCTGAGTTCGCAGGGCCACGCCCCCAATGCTTGGACGATGCTCGGCGCCGTCGCGCACGCGACCCAGAACGTGGAGCTGTTCACCTACGTCACCTGTCCGACGATGCGTTACCACCCCGCGGTCGTGGCGCAGCAGGCGGCGACGCTGCAGATTCTCGCCGACGGCCGGTTCACCCTCGGCGTCGGCAGCGGCGAGAACCTCAACGAACACGTGGTGGGCAAGGGCTGGCCGACGATCGCCCGCAGGCAGGACATGCTGCGGGAGGCGATCCAGATCATGCGCGAGTTGTTCACCGGCGACCTCGTCGACTGGAAGGGCGAGTACTTCGAGGTGGACTCGGCCAGATTGTGGGACGTGCCCGAGGGTGGGGTGCGCATCGCGGCGGCCGTGTCGGGGGACCGGTCGGTGGAGATCTTCGCGCCGCTGGCCGACGACCTCATCGCCGTGCAACCCGACAAGGACGTCGTCGACAAGTGGCACGAGGCGCGCCGGGCGACCGGGCTACCCGGCGACGTCCGGGTGGTCGGTCAGATGCCGATCTGCTGGGACCCCGATCGCGAGGCTGCGGTCGGCCGCGCCCACGACCAGTTCCGCTGGTTCGCCGGCGGGTGGGCAGTCAACGCCGACCTGCCGACGACGGCAGGGTTCGCCGGGGCCACGCAATTCGTGCGACCGGAGGACACCGCGTCGTCGATCCCGTGCGGGCCGGATCTGGACGCCATCGTCGAGGGCGTGCGCGAGTACAAGGACGCCGGCTTCACCGACATCGCCCTCGTTCAGGTCGGTGACGAAGGCCAGGATCGGTTCCTCGCCGAGGCGGCTCAACCGCTGCTCAGCAAGTTGCGTGATGAACTCGGTTGA
- a CDS encoding AAA family ATPase: MTVPTPAHHPTQSDPDSARNALLALRGEIGKAVVGQDAVVSGLVIALLCRGHVLLEGVPGVAKTLLVRTLSAALQLDFKRVQFTPDLMPGDITGSLIYDARTAEFEFRSGPVFTNLLLADEINRTPPKTQAALLEAMEERQVSVDGEARPLPDPFIVAATQNPIEYEGTYQLPEAQLDRFLLKLNVPLPPRDQEVAILSRHAHGFNPRDLSAVRPVAGPAELAAGRAAVAQVLVADEILGYIVDIAGATRRSPSLQLGVSPRGATALLSTARSWAWLSGRNYVTPDDVKAMARPTLRHRIALRPEAELEGANPDGVLDGILASVPVPR, from the coding sequence GTGACAGTGCCAACTCCCGCCCACCACCCCACACAATCCGACCCGGACTCCGCACGAAACGCGCTCCTCGCCCTGCGCGGCGAGATCGGCAAGGCGGTCGTGGGTCAGGACGCCGTGGTCAGCGGCCTGGTGATCGCGCTGCTCTGCCGCGGCCACGTGCTGCTCGAAGGCGTGCCGGGCGTGGCCAAGACGCTGTTGGTGCGCACGCTGTCGGCCGCACTGCAACTGGACTTCAAGCGGGTGCAGTTCACGCCCGACCTGATGCCCGGTGACATCACGGGTTCGCTGATCTACGACGCCCGGACCGCCGAGTTCGAGTTCCGTTCCGGCCCGGTGTTCACGAATTTGCTTCTAGCCGATGAGATCAACCGCACCCCACCCAAGACCCAGGCGGCGCTCCTCGAGGCGATGGAGGAGCGTCAGGTCAGCGTCGACGGCGAGGCGCGACCGCTGCCGGACCCGTTCATCGTCGCGGCGACGCAGAACCCCATCGAGTACGAGGGCACCTACCAGCTGCCCGAGGCTCAGCTCGACCGGTTCCTCCTCAAGCTCAACGTGCCACTGCCACCGCGCGATCAGGAGGTCGCCATCCTGTCGCGGCACGCACACGGCTTCAATCCGCGCGACCTGTCGGCCGTCCGTCCCGTGGCCGGCCCGGCCGAACTGGCCGCCGGCCGCGCGGCCGTCGCGCAGGTCCTGGTCGCCGACGAGATCCTCGGCTACATCGTCGACATCGCCGGTGCCACACGGCGATCGCCGTCGCTGCAGCTCGGCGTCTCACCGCGTGGCGCGACCGCTCTCCTGTCGACCGCGAGGTCGTGGGCGTGGCTGTCGGGTCGCAACTACGTGACGCCCGACGACGTCAAGGCCATGGCACGACCGACCCTGCGACATCGCATCGCGCTGCGGCCCGAAGCCGAACTCGAGGGCGCCAACCCCGACGGCGTCCTCGACGGCATCCTGGCCTCGGTCCCGGTCCCCCGCTAG